A genomic region of Bacteroidota bacterium contains the following coding sequences:
- a CDS encoding amidohydrolase, which yields MSKLYLTLIQYDIVWENKQQNFEKLNQIIYNITEQTDLILLPEMFQTGFSMNSPALAESMDDKTIKWMHEKAKEKDCYIAGSFICSDEGNYYNRFIVISPQGDSKYYNKRHSFGLGKENENYTAGSERITFQIKGFKICPMVCYDLRFPVWSRNNVGYDILLYVANWPTRRSFAWKQLLIGRAIENQCFVAAVNRIGVDGNNIDHSGDSAVLNPDGSYIWQAKTNTQQVKKVELNLDYLAQFRNDFPFLKDADKFDMKF from the coding sequence TCAATATGATATTGTTTGGGAAAACAAACAACAAAATTTTGAAAAACTCAATCAAATCATATATAATATAACTGAGCAAACAGACTTAATTTTATTGCCTGAAATGTTTCAAACAGGTTTCAGCATGAATTCCCCTGCACTAGCAGAGTCTATGGATGACAAAACGATAAAATGGATGCATGAAAAGGCAAAAGAAAAAGATTGTTATATAGCAGGTAGTTTTATATGTAGCGATGAGGGGAATTATTATAATAGATTTATAGTTATTTCTCCCCAAGGCGATTCCAAATATTATAATAAACGGCACTCATTTGGTTTGGGTAAAGAAAACGAAAATTATACTGCGGGCAGCGAACGTATCACCTTCCAAATTAAAGGATTTAAAATTTGCCCCATGGTCTGTTACGATTTGCGTTTCCCAGTATGGTCACGAAACAATGTTGGTTATGATATATTATTATACGTCGCCAATTGGCCCACCCGACGAAGTTTTGCTTGGAAACAATTACTCATTGGTAGAGCAATCGAAAATCAATGTTTTGTTGCTGCAGTCAATAGAATTGGAGTTGATGGGAATAATATAGACCATTCAGGAGATAGTGCGGTCTTAAATCCTGACGGAAGCTATATCTGGCAGGCCAAAACAAATACACAACAAGTTAAAAAAGTGGAATTAAACCTTGATTATTTAGCCCAATTCAGAAATGATTTTCCGTTTTTGAAAGATGCTGATAAGTTTGATATGAAATTTTAG